The Gemmatimonadaceae bacterium genome window below encodes:
- a CDS encoding efflux RND transporter permease subunit — protein MSLFDHLVRQRRFIYLVVALLSAAGIGAALQLPSAIYPELVFPRITIVAQGSALGARQIVFSITRPLEEAVSVVPGVSRVDSKTIRGSSQIDVTFAPNTDMIYALQLVQARVNEAQQQLPPGIQIEVARLTPSLFPILSYNLEGGDPATLYDIARYQIKPLLSRIPGVGLVDVQGSDVREIEVVADPERLASAGLSYDDLAAAIDSAITPQAVGRVARDYRQYLIVTDNEAHDVDDVANVVVSDGLRVRDLATVMLGTEDHVSVIAGDGRPAALLNVTRQIGGNTLLIADSVAAIARQVQRTLPPGVRLKPVYDQASLVRDAVRSVRDAMLVGAVLAVLILLVFLRHARITAISATSIPLTLMITVFVMRLLGQTFNLMTLGAMAIAIGLVIDDAVVITENIARHVHLTADRHAAIREAVRELVWPVTSSTITTVVVFLPLGLLQGVVGQFFHALSITLSIAVLVSLLLALTIIPLLSEQFVTAHDVEGGGVDERGSGISARIGRMLGRLTDAYSRSLDAALRHPGRTVVIAALLAAGGVVAYQFTGTGFLPEMDEGAFVLDYFTPGGTALAESDRQVRIAESILARTPEISGTSRRLGAELGLFATEQNSGDIVARLVPRSERHRSVDEVIDDVRPRIQAAAPRLHIEFVQILSDVINDLAGAARPVEIKLFGAQLDALERYAKTLAEPMSKVDGIEDLYDGVSEPAAEMLLRVDGAEAARVGLTPAQVGSAVSASLLGVDAGQVHAGDRPIGVRVRAPDSVRYDPLRLGSLPVMTGATGRAIVPLSSLASVHAVDSRAELDRENQQQMLDMTADVSNRSLGDVIKDVKAVLAAHPPPAGIRVELAGQYASQQQAFRALLLVLGLAGVSVVAVMVIQFESFIEPLIIALAAPVSFVGAVLLLLITGTPLNVSSFMGLILLVGLIVKNGIILLDFTRYRMRHEGMALDAALRDAARVRLRPILMTTLCTLFGLLPLALGLGPGSELQRPLALAVIGGLALSTPITLYVVPSLVMAIRARRRSAAAW, from the coding sequence GTGAGTCTCTTCGACCACCTCGTCCGGCAACGCCGCTTCATTTATCTGGTGGTGGCGCTGCTGAGCGCCGCCGGCATCGGTGCGGCGCTCCAGCTGCCCTCGGCCATCTATCCGGAGCTCGTGTTCCCGCGCATCACGATCGTGGCGCAGGGGTCTGCGTTAGGCGCGCGGCAGATCGTGTTCAGCATCACCCGGCCGCTCGAGGAAGCGGTGAGCGTGGTGCCCGGCGTGAGCCGCGTCGATTCGAAGACGATTCGCGGCTCATCGCAGATCGACGTGACCTTCGCGCCCAACACGGACATGATCTACGCGCTGCAACTCGTGCAGGCGCGCGTGAACGAAGCGCAGCAGCAGCTGCCGCCGGGCATCCAGATCGAAGTGGCGCGGCTGACGCCATCGCTCTTTCCGATCCTGTCGTACAACCTCGAGGGCGGCGATCCGGCCACGTTGTACGACATCGCGCGGTACCAGATCAAGCCGCTGCTCTCGCGCATCCCCGGTGTCGGGCTGGTGGATGTGCAGGGGAGCGATGTCCGGGAAATCGAAGTGGTGGCCGACCCCGAACGGCTGGCGTCGGCCGGCCTGTCGTACGATGACCTCGCGGCGGCGATCGACTCCGCGATCACGCCGCAGGCCGTCGGCCGCGTCGCACGCGACTACCGGCAGTATCTCATCGTCACCGACAACGAGGCGCACGATGTCGATGACGTGGCCAACGTGGTCGTGTCCGACGGACTGCGGGTGCGCGACCTCGCCACGGTCATGTTAGGCACGGAGGACCACGTGAGCGTCATCGCCGGCGATGGCCGCCCGGCGGCGCTGCTCAACGTGACCCGGCAGATCGGCGGCAACACGCTGCTCATCGCCGACAGCGTCGCGGCGATCGCCCGGCAGGTCCAGCGCACGCTGCCGCCGGGCGTGCGGCTCAAGCCGGTCTACGACCAGGCATCGCTGGTGCGCGACGCGGTGCGGTCGGTGCGCGACGCGATGCTCGTCGGCGCCGTGCTCGCGGTGCTGATCCTGCTCGTGTTCCTCCGGCACGCGCGCATCACCGCGATCAGCGCGACGTCGATCCCGCTCACGCTCATGATCACCGTGTTCGTGATGCGGCTGCTCGGCCAGACGTTCAATCTGATGACGTTAGGCGCAATGGCCATCGCGATCGGCCTGGTGATCGACGACGCCGTCGTGATCACGGAGAACATCGCGCGGCACGTCCATCTCACGGCCGACCGGCACGCCGCGATCCGGGAGGCCGTGCGCGAGCTGGTGTGGCCGGTGACCTCGTCGACCATCACCACGGTGGTCGTGTTCCTGCCGCTCGGCTTGCTGCAAGGCGTGGTGGGACAGTTCTTCCACGCGCTGTCGATCACGCTGTCCATCGCGGTGTTGGTGTCCCTGCTGCTCGCGCTCACGATCATCCCCCTGCTGAGCGAACAATTCGTGACGGCGCACGACGTGGAAGGCGGAGGCGTGGACGAGCGGGGATCCGGTATCAGCGCCCGCATCGGGCGGATGCTCGGACGCCTAACGGACGCGTACTCCCGCTCCCTCGACGCGGCGCTCCGGCATCCCGGCCGCACGGTGGTCATCGCCGCGCTGCTGGCCGCGGGCGGCGTGGTGGCCTACCAGTTCACCGGCACCGGGTTCCTGCCCGAGATGGACGAAGGGGCGTTCGTGCTCGACTATTTCACGCCGGGCGGCACGGCGCTCGCGGAGAGCGACCGCCAGGTTCGCATCGCCGAGAGCATCCTCGCCCGGACGCCCGAAATCTCCGGCACGTCGCGCCGGTTAGGCGCCGAGCTCGGCCTGTTCGCGACCGAGCAGAACAGCGGGGACATCGTGGCGCGCCTGGTGCCGCGATCGGAGCGCCACCGCAGCGTCGATGAGGTGATCGACGATGTGCGGCCCAGGATCCAGGCCGCTGCTCCGCGGCTGCACATCGAGTTCGTGCAGATTCTCTCCGACGTCATCAACGATCTCGCCGGTGCGGCGCGGCCCGTCGAGATCAAACTGTTCGGCGCGCAGCTCGACGCGCTCGAGCGCTACGCCAAAACGCTGGCCGAGCCGATGTCGAAGGTGGATGGAATCGAGGACCTGTACGATGGCGTGAGCGAGCCTGCCGCCGAGATGCTGCTGCGGGTGGATGGCGCCGAGGCGGCGCGGGTGGGCCTCACCCCGGCGCAGGTCGGGAGCGCGGTGAGCGCGTCCCTGTTAGGCGTGGACGCCGGCCAGGTACACGCGGGCGACCGTCCCATCGGCGTGCGCGTGCGCGCGCCGGACTCGGTGCGGTACGACCCGCTGCGGTTGGGCTCGCTGCCCGTCATGACCGGCGCGACCGGCCGCGCCATTGTCCCCTTGTCGAGCCTCGCCTCGGTGCACGCCGTGGACTCGCGGGCCGAGCTGGACCGCGAGAACCAGCAGCAGATGCTCGACATGACCGCCGACGTCAGCAACCGCTCGCTCGGCGATGTGATCAAAGATGTGAAAGCGGTGCTCGCGGCCCACCCGCCGCCGGCCGGCATCCGCGTGGAGCTCGCCGGGCAGTACGCGAGCCAGCAGCAAGCGTTTCGCGCGCTCCTGCTCGTGTTAGGCCTGGCCGGTGTCAGCGTGGTCGCCGTGATGGTGATTCAATTCGAGTCGTTCATCGAGCCGCTCATCATCGCGCTGGCGGCGCCGGTGTCGTTCGTCGGCGCGGTGCTGCTCCTCCTCATCACCGGCACGCCGCTCAACGTGTCGTCGTTCATGGGGCTGATTCTGCTCGTGGGGCTGATCGTGAAGAACGGCATCATTCTGCTCGACTTCACGCGGTACCGGATGCGGCACGAGGGCATGGCGCTGGACGCGGCGCTCCGCGACGCGGCGCGGGTGCGCCTGCGGCCGATTCTCATGACCACGCTCTGTACGCTGTTCGGGCTTCTCCCTCTCGCGTTAGGCCTGGGCCCCGGCAGCGAGCTGCAGCGCCCGCTGGCGCTGGCTGTGATCGGCGGGCTGGCCCTGTCGACGCCGATCACCCTGTACGTGGTGCCGTCGTTAGTCATGGCGATCCGCGCCCGGCGCCGCTCGGCGGCGGCCTGGTAG
- a CDS encoding efflux RND transporter periplasmic adaptor subunit encodes MPRFLLLCALAVVAVSCRRGDEASDDTGAGPPPVVGARTAQATRHPFIETVDAIGTVAARPRGLAALSAPATARVLRIDVAVGERVHAGQALVELDHAPFDAAARSAHAAVATAQASFDRAARLADQGIAPRKDEETASAELAQAQAALSAAQRNAELATLRTPISGVVTRLNAVLGQSVDPGQLVVEVADPSALDIVLALSPALAARVHAGDSVSLVAGANAGGETLGDGIVQSVAVTLDSATRSVGVRARLDHPARALRIGETVFGRIDVAVHADAVSVPIQALVPEGEGYRVYVVDSSGVAHARDVDVGARTETDAEILKGLAAGERVVTYGAYGVADSAKIVPVKP; translated from the coding sequence ATGCCACGATTCCTCCTGTTGTGCGCGCTCGCCGTGGTTGCCGTATCGTGCCGCCGCGGCGATGAGGCGAGCGACGACACGGGCGCCGGACCGCCGCCGGTGGTCGGCGCCCGCACCGCGCAAGCAACCCGGCATCCGTTCATCGAAACGGTGGACGCGATCGGCACCGTTGCGGCCCGACCGCGGGGATTGGCGGCGCTGTCCGCACCGGCCACGGCGCGCGTGCTGCGCATCGACGTCGCGGTCGGCGAGCGCGTGCACGCCGGACAGGCGCTGGTGGAGCTCGATCACGCGCCGTTCGACGCCGCGGCCAGGAGCGCGCACGCCGCGGTCGCGACTGCGCAGGCGAGCTTCGACCGCGCGGCGCGTCTGGCCGATCAGGGCATCGCGCCGCGCAAGGACGAGGAGACGGCGAGTGCGGAGCTGGCGCAGGCGCAGGCAGCGCTCAGCGCCGCCCAACGGAACGCCGAGTTGGCGACGCTGCGCACGCCGATTTCCGGCGTGGTGACGCGCCTCAATGCCGTGTTAGGCCAGTCGGTCGACCCGGGGCAGCTCGTCGTGGAAGTGGCCGATCCGTCGGCGTTGGACATCGTGCTCGCGCTCTCTCCGGCGCTCGCGGCGCGCGTGCATGCCGGCGACAGCGTGTCGCTCGTGGCCGGCGCGAACGCCGGCGGCGAGACGCTGGGCGACGGCATCGTGCAATCGGTCGCCGTGACGCTCGACTCGGCCACGCGCAGCGTCGGTGTCCGCGCGCGTCTCGACCACCCGGCGCGCGCGCTGCGCATTGGCGAAACCGTCTTCGGGCGGATCGATGTCGCGGTGCACGCCGACGCGGTGTCGGTGCCGATCCAGGCCCTCGTGCCGGAGGGCGAAGGCTACCGCGTCTACGTGGTGGATTCGTCCGGCGTCGCGCATGCGCGGGACGTCGACGTCGGCGCGCGCACGGAGACCGACGCCGAGATTCTGAAAGGGCTCGCCGCCGGCGAGCGCGTCGTCACCTACGGAGCCTACGGCGTGGCGGACAGCGCGAAGATCGTCCCGGTCAAACCGTGA
- a CDS encoding TolC family protein, which produces MRSTIPPPHPTARRALLVGAAIAAGAMSAPCAHAQQPYTRAQAVAAALSSQPLLALAGADSATAAAGLSSARAYPNPTFSFQYTKDIPRHHSMLDIPLDFPWVRNPRVGAAAAGQHAATLRLGLARASVTFVAETSYARVLALQEHARLGRRDALDADSLFHMAQRREQAGDASELDVKLAQINAGQLENTAQDDSLTAVLALLDLQRLMGMTADTPAISLADSLVIPAADPSPPADSAAPFAVAAARADLDAAERSYTLERRNVFAAPSVEAGIEGGDPTGQEPGALPLFGVTIPLPLFDRHGGAIATAQAARDRARAQLTLATRESDAERLRSARERALAIARAERDRQLLAGADTVARMSLAAYSEGASALPNVLEAQRNARGMLLQFVDDVAAAQIADAALRLATASSQSP; this is translated from the coding sequence ATGCGCTCCACGATCCCTCCGCCGCATCCGACTGCGAGGCGTGCGCTCCTGGTCGGTGCCGCCATCGCAGCCGGCGCCATGTCGGCGCCATGCGCGCACGCCCAACAGCCGTACACGCGCGCGCAGGCAGTCGCCGCGGCGCTCTCCTCGCAGCCGCTCCTGGCGCTGGCCGGCGCCGACAGCGCGACGGCTGCAGCGGGGCTGTCCAGCGCGCGCGCGTATCCCAACCCGACGTTTTCGTTTCAGTACACGAAGGACATTCCGCGGCACCACTCGATGCTCGACATTCCCCTCGACTTTCCGTGGGTGCGCAACCCGCGCGTCGGCGCAGCCGCGGCCGGCCAGCACGCGGCGACGCTGCGTCTGGGTCTCGCACGCGCGTCGGTGACGTTCGTCGCCGAGACCAGTTACGCGCGCGTGCTCGCCCTCCAGGAACACGCTCGGTTAGGCCGGCGCGACGCCCTCGACGCCGACAGCCTGTTTCACATGGCGCAGCGCCGGGAGCAGGCGGGAGACGCCAGCGAGCTGGATGTGAAGCTGGCGCAGATCAACGCAGGACAGCTCGAAAATACCGCGCAGGACGACTCGCTCACCGCGGTCCTGGCGCTGCTCGATCTGCAACGCTTGATGGGCATGACGGCCGACACGCCCGCCATCTCGCTCGCCGACAGCCTCGTCATTCCTGCCGCCGATCCGTCGCCGCCGGCCGACAGCGCGGCCCCGTTCGCCGTTGCGGCCGCGCGCGCCGACCTCGATGCCGCCGAACGATCGTACACACTGGAACGACGCAACGTCTTCGCCGCACCGTCGGTCGAAGCGGGCATCGAGGGCGGCGATCCGACGGGGCAGGAGCCGGGCGCGCTGCCGCTGTTCGGCGTGACGATTCCGCTGCCGCTGTTCGATCGGCATGGCGGTGCCATCGCGACCGCGCAGGCGGCGCGCGATCGCGCGCGCGCACAGCTCACGCTCGCCACCCGCGAGAGCGACGCCGAGCGCTTGCGGTCGGCGCGCGAGCGGGCGTTAGCCATTGCGCGCGCGGAGCGCGACCGGCAGCTGTTGGCCGGCGCCGACACGGTGGCCCGCATGTCGCTCGCCGCGTATTCCGAAGGCGCGTCCGCGCTGCCTAACGTATTGGAGGCACAGCGGAACGCGCGCGGGATGCTGCTGCAATTCGTCGACGACGTCGCCGCCGCCCAGATCGCCGATGCGGCGCTCCGGCTGGCGACCGCTTCCAGCCAGAGCCCGTAA
- a CDS encoding HAMP domain-containing sensor histidine kinase, with protein MQPLTRIRLGLTAWYAATFGLILVLLGGGLFAVIRSQITAQLDTSLEAATEQLMRAANIREMEAAEARGQVVDAVDELHIPDRQLFLLTAAAAPFKPPSAPAWVTRAAERAIAAGDVTLNSHIGHGHTLRIHAAAFTTSSGTRYIALAAADRVELEDRYASLIGAFGGASLAALLLVALGGWILMRKSTAPVEATMSQMRRFMADAAHELRTPIAVLRTRAEVALQREREPSAYIETLTRVEEEAERLGGIVGDLLTLAHADAGEWPVAQEPFFLDDIALDAADAAHVLARQRGVALDVGTFEESPIIGDRALVRQLLMQILDNAVKFTPHGGRVRVDVSATNGTSTVVIADTGIGIPAAQMPHVFDRFYRAENARERAPGAGLGLSIARWIATAHGATVSLDSAPGAGTTVTLRFPRAP; from the coding sequence ATGCAGCCGCTGACACGCATCCGGCTCGGCCTCACCGCCTGGTACGCGGCGACGTTCGGGCTCATCCTCGTGTTGTTAGGCGGGGGGTTGTTCGCGGTGATCCGGTCGCAGATCACGGCCCAGCTCGATACGTCGCTCGAGGCCGCCACCGAGCAGCTCATGCGCGCTGCGAACATTCGAGAAATGGAAGCGGCCGAAGCCCGGGGCCAGGTCGTGGACGCGGTGGATGAGCTGCACATCCCCGACCGGCAGCTCTTTCTGCTCACGGCGGCGGCAGCGCCCTTCAAGCCGCCGTCGGCGCCGGCGTGGGTGACGCGCGCCGCTGAGCGCGCGATCGCGGCGGGGGATGTGACGCTCAACTCGCACATAGGCCACGGCCACACGCTGCGCATTCACGCCGCGGCGTTCACCACGTCGAGCGGCACGCGCTACATCGCGCTGGCGGCCGCCGACCGCGTGGAGCTCGAGGACCGCTATGCGTCGCTGATCGGCGCGTTCGGCGGCGCCTCGCTGGCCGCGCTGCTGCTGGTTGCGTTAGGCGGCTGGATTCTCATGCGCAAGTCCACCGCGCCAGTCGAGGCGACCATGTCGCAGATGCGCCGGTTCATGGCCGACGCCGCGCACGAATTGCGCACGCCGATCGCCGTGCTCAGGACGCGGGCCGAAGTCGCGCTCCAACGCGAGCGCGAGCCATCCGCCTACATCGAGACGCTGACCCGCGTCGAAGAAGAGGCCGAGCGGTTAGGCGGCATCGTGGGCGACCTGCTTACGCTCGCGCACGCCGACGCCGGGGAATGGCCGGTCGCACAGGAGCCCTTCTTCCTCGACGACATCGCGCTCGATGCGGCCGACGCCGCGCACGTCCTGGCGCGGCAGCGCGGCGTGGCGCTCGACGTCGGGACGTTCGAGGAAAGCCCGATCATCGGCGACCGCGCGCTCGTCCGTCAGCTGCTCATGCAGATTCTCGACAACGCCGTGAAATTCACGCCGCACGGCGGACGGGTGCGCGTGGATGTTTCGGCGACCAACGGAACGTCGACCGTCGTCATCGCCGACACGGGGATCGGCATCCCGGCAGCCCAGATGCCGCACGTGTTCGACCGATTTTACCGCGCCGAAAACGCGCGCGAGCGCGCGCCCGGCGCCGGCCTCGGCCTCTCGATCGCCCGGTGGATCGCCACGGCGCACGGCGCGACGGTCTCGCTCGATTCGGCGCCGGGCGCCGGCACCACGGTTACACTGCGATTTCCGCGCGCGCCCTGA
- a CDS encoding response regulator transcription factor, whose product MRVLIVEDDPELSRILRDGLGEQHIDAVIVHTFADGSNAAFSHAYDVIILDIMLPGGSGLDLCAQVRSGDIATPILMLTARSAVDDRVRGLEAGADDYLVKPFAFRELLARIHALARRQPRLEPSLRRIENLEVDLRAHRVRRAGTEIVLTGKEYTLLEFFLQHEGEVVDRAAITAYVWDDNHDPFTNVLEVLVRRLRRKIDEGFTPRLIHTVRGAGYRFGQS is encoded by the coding sequence ATGCGCGTTCTAATCGTTGAAGATGATCCCGAGCTCTCGCGCATTTTGCGCGACGGGTTGGGCGAACAGCATATCGACGCGGTGATCGTGCACACGTTCGCCGACGGAAGCAATGCGGCCTTCTCGCACGCGTACGATGTCATCATACTCGACATCATGCTGCCGGGCGGAAGCGGCCTCGACCTCTGCGCGCAGGTGCGCAGCGGCGACATCGCGACGCCCATCCTGATGCTCACGGCGCGGAGCGCCGTCGACGATCGCGTCCGCGGTCTGGAGGCCGGCGCCGACGATTACCTCGTGAAGCCGTTCGCGTTTCGCGAGCTGCTCGCGCGCATCCACGCACTCGCGCGACGTCAGCCGCGTCTCGAGCCATCCCTTCGGCGCATCGAGAACCTCGAGGTAGATCTCCGCGCCCACCGCGTTCGGCGCGCCGGAACGGAGATCGTGCTCACCGGCAAGGAGTACACGCTGCTCGAGTTCTTTCTGCAGCACGAGGGAGAAGTCGTCGATCGCGCGGCGATTACGGCGTACGTGTGGGACGACAACCACGATCCGTTCACCAACGTGCTCGAAGTACTCGTCCGGCGGTTGCGGCGCAAGATCGACGAGGGCTTCACGCCGCGCCTCATCCACACGGTGCGCGGCGCGGGCTACCGGTTTGGGCAGTCCTGA
- a CDS encoding NUDIX domain-containing protein, which produces MIEARVATVDVYPLRRHGTEWRTLVLERAANTRCTGAWEAVHGHIEPGERPEDAAIREIAEETGLIVTHLYNVTVQPFYLHTLHVVTLAVAFAGIVGEGSVRLSGEHARSEWVSIDDAVRRFAWPRSAVALREAAYLLRGGDGGAVDDVLRVR; this is translated from the coding sequence ATGATCGAAGCCCGGGTTGCCACCGTCGACGTGTATCCGCTCCGGCGTCACGGCACCGAGTGGCGCACGCTCGTGCTCGAGCGCGCGGCCAACACGCGATGCACCGGCGCGTGGGAAGCCGTGCACGGCCACATCGAGCCGGGGGAACGACCGGAAGATGCAGCGATCCGTGAAATCGCCGAGGAGACGGGTCTCATCGTGACGCACCTGTACAATGTCACGGTGCAGCCGTTCTACCTGCACACGTTGCACGTGGTCACGCTTGCGGTTGCGTTTGCCGGCATCGTGGGCGAGGGCAGTGTGCGATTGTCGGGCGAGCACGCGCGATCCGAGTGGGTGTCGATCGACGATGCGGTTCGGCGGTTCGCCTGGCCGCGCTCGGCGGTGGCGCTGCGGGAAGCCGCCTACTTGTTGCGCGGCGGGGATGGCGGCGCCGTGGACGACGTGCTGCGAGTGCGCTGA
- a CDS encoding phospholipid carrier-dependent glycosyltransferase has translation MTGAAGPLPNGAAARGERRVLLVLLFVFAALLMLELPGSWLIEPDEARYAEVPREMLASHDFVTPELNGAHYFEKPPLLYWTNALSMHAFGLTAYAARLPTRLAALGTAALLVVELETPELPGWGLWAALILLSAPLSFVLGRYNLTDGILTLALTGAFFALRRFLAAGERGARATGALATLGACVALAMLAKGLIGIVFPGLVLLVWAAVTGRWRRVGDALWSPAPIVFLVLAAPWFVLVQHANPAFASIFFVREHFARFATGEARRAGPIYYFVAAFIAGFVPWTFVTPRSVRQTMDAWRARAAAHPDALFFSVWFCVVLVFFSLSRSKLLPYILPAFPAAAALVARAVLTRTESVRRALVVHAVTVTIVAIGGVGYGLASGELRRYHAVAFAVLGAALLLAGAWIGVSLARAHGRRALLPAVLGWGGVYLAIILALPQFADDLSAHNLALIAARTTDAEVVSYRCYPQEFPWVLRHPIAVADYVDELGSDGVRSPELYWSRAEFWKRWNSPEHLVVVIKRRARAEFDASPAPGTSLGANRKYVVLANFPARAASPNPTR, from the coding sequence GTGACCGGCGCGGCCGGCCCTTTGCCTAACGGAGCGGCGGCGCGGGGCGAGCGGCGCGTGCTGCTCGTCCTGCTCTTCGTCTTCGCGGCACTGCTCATGCTCGAGCTGCCCGGGTCGTGGCTCATCGAGCCCGACGAGGCGCGCTATGCCGAAGTCCCGCGCGAGATGCTGGCGTCGCACGACTTCGTGACGCCGGAGTTGAACGGCGCGCACTACTTCGAAAAGCCTCCGCTCCTCTATTGGACGAACGCCCTGTCGATGCATGCGTTCGGGCTCACGGCCTACGCGGCGCGCTTGCCGACGCGCCTGGCTGCGTTGGGCACGGCCGCGCTGCTCGTCGTCGAGCTCGAGACGCCGGAGCTACCGGGGTGGGGCTTGTGGGCGGCGCTCATCCTTCTGTCGGCGCCGTTGAGCTTCGTGTTGGGCCGGTACAATCTCACCGACGGCATCCTGACGCTCGCGCTCACGGGGGCGTTCTTCGCGCTGCGGCGCTTTCTCGCTGCCGGCGAGCGAGGCGCCCGGGCCACCGGCGCCCTGGCTACGTTAGGCGCCTGCGTCGCCCTGGCGATGCTGGCCAAGGGACTCATCGGTATCGTGTTTCCGGGCCTCGTGCTGCTCGTATGGGCCGCCGTCACCGGCCGCTGGCGACGCGTCGGCGACGCGCTCTGGTCGCCCGCGCCAATCGTGTTTCTCGTCCTCGCCGCCCCCTGGTTCGTGCTCGTCCAACACGCCAACCCTGCCTTCGCCTCGATCTTTTTCGTACGGGAACATTTCGCACGCTTCGCCACCGGCGAGGCGAGACGGGCCGGCCCGATCTATTACTTTGTCGCCGCATTCATCGCCGGATTCGTCCCGTGGACGTTCGTCACGCCGCGTTCCGTTAGGCAGACGATGGACGCGTGGCGCGCCCGCGCCGCCGCGCACCCCGATGCGCTCTTCTTCTCCGTCTGGTTCTGCGTCGTCCTCGTGTTCTTTTCCCTGTCGCGCTCCAAGCTGCTCCCGTACATCCTCCCGGCCTTCCCGGCCGCTGCCGCGCTCGTCGCCCGCGCCGTGCTGACGCGCACCGAGAGCGTGAGGCGCGCGCTCGTCGTCCACGCCGTCACCGTGACCATCGTGGCGATCGGCGGCGTCGGGTATGGCCTGGCGAGCGGCGAGCTGCGCCGCTATCACGCCGTGGCGTTCGCGGTGTTGGGCGCGGCACTTCTCCTCGCCGGCGCCTGGATCGGAGTGTCACTCGCTCGCGCGCACGGTAGACGCGCGCTGCTGCCGGCCGTGTTGGGCTGGGGCGGCGTCTACCTCGCCATCATTCTCGCCCTGCCGCAGTTTGCCGACGACCTCTCCGCGCACAACCTCGCGCTCATCGCGGCGCGCACCACTGATGCGGAAGTCGTCTCGTATCGCTGCTACCCGCAGGAGTTCCCCTGGGTGCTTCGCCATCCGATCGCCGTCGCCGACTACGTGGACGAGCTCGGCTCCGACGGCGTGCGATCGCCCGAGTTGTATTGGTCGCGCGCAGAGTTCTGGAAACGATGGAACTCGCCCGAGCACCTGGTGGTCGTCATCAAGCGCCGCGCCCGCGCGGAGTTCGATGCCTCGCCGGCGCCGGGGACATCCCTCGGCGCAAATCGGAAGTATGTTGTATTGGCGAATTTTCCGGCACGAGCCGCGTCCCCGAACCCGACGAGATGA
- a CDS encoding DegT/DnrJ/EryC1/StrS family aminotransferase → MTESARPPALHPAERTTFLPFSRPTIGDAEIAEVVDSMRSGWITTGPKVERFTNEFAAYVGARHASAVSSATAGLHLALLAHGIGVGDEVITSPLTFVATLNVIELVGATPVLADIDRHTLQIRVDHVARRIGPRTRAIIPVHFVGQPVDLDPLLDLARAHDLVLIEDAAHAAGTEYRGRRIGSFPTTSVFSFHPNKNITTGEGGMVVSHDEDVMSRVTLLKFHGLSRDAWKRFDRAGSPRYDVAIPGFKYNMMDMQAALGIHQLPQLDAFIEARRRLAERYQAAFRGLDALLLPEPVPYPSRHAWHLYTPLLDLDALTIGRDAFMAELKARNIGVGLHYTAAHEFSYYRDRYGWRPDDFPDAHFVSDRILSLPLYPTLTHADQDDVIAAVRDIAQRSAR, encoded by the coding sequence ATGACCGAATCCGCCCGCCCACCCGCGTTGCATCCCGCGGAGCGCACGACCTTCCTCCCGTTCTCGCGCCCAACGATCGGCGACGCGGAGATCGCCGAGGTGGTCGACAGCATGCGCTCGGGGTGGATCACGACCGGTCCCAAGGTGGAACGGTTCACGAACGAATTCGCCGCGTACGTCGGCGCGCGCCACGCGTCGGCGGTGTCGTCGGCCACCGCGGGCCTCCACCTCGCGCTTCTGGCGCACGGCATCGGGGTGGGGGATGAGGTCATCACGTCGCCCCTGACGTTCGTGGCAACGCTCAACGTCATCGAGCTCGTCGGCGCGACGCCGGTGCTCGCGGACATCGATCGGCACACGCTGCAGATTCGCGTCGACCACGTGGCGCGTCGCATCGGCCCGCGCACGCGCGCGATCATTCCCGTGCACTTCGTTGGGCAGCCCGTGGATCTCGACCCGCTGCTCGACCTCGCGCGCGCACACGATCTGGTGTTGATCGAAGATGCGGCGCACGCCGCGGGCACGGAATACAGAGGACGGCGCATCGGTTCGTTCCCGACCACGAGCGTGTTCTCGTTCCACCCGAACAAGAACATCACGACCGGCGAAGGCGGCATGGTGGTGTCGCACGACGAAGACGTGATGTCGCGCGTCACGCTGCTCAAGTTCCACGGATTGAGCCGCGATGCATGGAAGCGCTTCGACCGCGCCGGCTCGCCGCGGTACGATGTCGCGATCCCCGGCTTCAAGTACAACATGATGGACATGCAGGCAGCGTTAGGCATCCACCAGCTGCCGCAGCTCGACGCGTTCATCGAGGCGCGACGGCGCCTGGCCGAGCGGTATCAGGCGGCGTTCCGCGGGCTCGATGCGCTCCTCTTGCCCGAGCCGGTGCCATACCCGTCGCGCCACGCGTGGCACCTCTACACGCCGCTGCTCGATCTCGATGCGCTCACCATCGGTCGCGACGCGTTCATGGCCGAGCTCAAGGCGCGCAACATCGGTGTGGGATTGCACTACACGGCGGCGCACGAATTCTCGTACTATCGCGATCGCTACGGCTGGCGGCCGGATGATTTCCCGGATGCGCACTTCGTGTCCGACCGCATTCTCTCGCTGCCGCTGTATCCGACGCTCACCCACGCCGATCAGGATGACGTGATCGCCGCCGTGCGCGACATTGCCCAACGGAGCGCGCGATGA